Genomic DNA from Elgaria multicarinata webbii isolate HBS135686 ecotype San Diego chromosome 2, rElgMul1.1.pri, whole genome shotgun sequence:
CACTGAGACTGTGCAATTCCAGAAAGCTGTAATAATGTTTGCTGGATGCTGTTTTTTCACTTCGCACAACAGCCTATTGTCCCTCTATAAGAGATCTGCATTTGGATCACTATTGCTGGGTAGACGTGTGTGGGTATATCCACACTAAAACATATGCCAGTTTTAGACCTGtcacaagaatataagaagagcaatgctgtatcagaccaaaggcctatctagcccagaattctgttcttacactggccaatcagatgcctttgTGAAGCCCATAAGCACGACATGAGCAACATTTAGCATATTCctactgctcatgttccccaccaGTTGGTATTAAGAGGCATACCTCCTCTGATACTAAAGGTGATATATAaccatgactagtaaccattgaaagCCTTATCCTCCTAATTGTCTTGCCTTCCCCAAAAGAATCATAACTCTTTTAGAGATTCCTTGCCACACTTGCAAAAATTTCAACTCTGTAGCTTTTCTGAGGAGAGAAAATTGCTATTGGACTAGTTGAAATATGGGATATAGCAATGCCTGTATGTGTTTGTTTATATATAGATGTAACAAttgcaaaaaaaataattaaaaaaaatcaaatgtaaaTTTGAAGAATTATTGGTATCAACACTTATGACTATGGAAATTGTTTCAATATACATTTAATTCTGTGGACTGCTAAAAAGTGTTTCAAAGTTGTTTCTGGGTTTCTTTTTTGAATTACTACATATTCATTTCAGTATAAATATGTACTTGATAAATAACAATGTCAAAATGTGATGTATAGCATACATGATATATCTTTCAATATAACAAAACaaggagaaaaatatcttcaAAGCTATTGAATACTAACCTTTTGATGTTGGGTTCTTTGTAGCAAACTGTTGTTCGCCTGCGCCTAATCGGTGGTGTGAAATTTTCTTCTAAATCTTTTTTGGGTTTTGGAAGGGATTGTATCCTGATATTTGTCAGTTCTTGGAGAGGTTTACTCCCTGAGAATGCAACTACACTTGAATTACTTATCACCAATAATTCCGGAGGCATTTATCAACTATACTTTTCTGGAGATACAATGTAGTGAAGTGGACAGAGTGCCACACTTAaactggggagatctgggttcaaatcttgCTTGACCCTGACATTTGGTGACCTTGGGATAATCACCATCTCTTAGCCTAAAATATCTCACAAggttattatgaggataaaattggtTGGACAATTGGGTGTTTGCTCTTTGGAGAGAAAGAATGAAAATGTAATGTTTAATTAACTTTTATCTTTAAAAGGCCTTGGTAGCTTGTAAACATACTTCAGTTCAGTTTAACAATATCAATTAATTAAAAGGCAGGTGATGAATCTACTAAAGGTCTATAATTGATTGATGGTCCTATCACACTGATATAGATAGATATCATTAGTTAGCCACCATATTTGAACTGAACTTTATGGACTTAAATACTGTAATGTTCCATGTTTGAGCTGCTTAAGTGAAGATAAATTCCAAATATTATCACCCAGACGTTGGTATCATAGAAGCATCATGTGTAATCACAAAGAGGGCGAATTCAAACAGGGAGATGCAGCCAATCAAAGCTTCTTTAGCACAGGCCAGCCAGTATTTACTAGTGCATGTCACCTTAACACTTTACAACATTTGCTGTGGAATCACTGCTACCACATGAGGGAGATACAAAGTTTCAAATTCTAGCAGGGTAGCTATCTTAAAtctgtcagagcaaatcccaaaAGTATTGTGACATTGACTAACAGATTTACTGTTGTGTGGGATTTCACAGACTACAGCTCATTAGATGTATGAAGTGAGCTTCAACTTCTCTCCTTTCTGGAGAAGGCAGATctggctacagtgatccatgccttaATCTCCTCTCATTTAGATTGTTGCAACCTGCTCTATATGAGGCTGCTCTTGGAGTGTGTTTAGAAACtgcagctagtacaaaatgcaATAGCCAGATTACATTGTGGCATGCACTTTattgatcatattacaccagtcttcTATCAATTGCATTGGCTGTCAAtatgtttctgagcacaattcaagatgctggtgttTACCTAtatagccctaaatggcttggggccaggataaATGAAAGACCACCTCTTCCCATATGAATGTGTCTATAGTTTAAGATATTCAAATGCCTTTCTGTATGCCCCACCACCAAGATTAGGTTGGTGGGAATACAAGATGGGGCCTTCTACTGTGGTGTAGAACTCTCTCCCAAAGGAAGTTAGGCTGACACTTTCTTTGCCCAGTTTTAGGTGGGctgtttaaacttttttttatctgcatgagtatttttattattattttaaaggagcaatcctatgacccctagaTAGAGTCGGACTCTTGGATCCGAGgtcggagacagtgctccaacctgagacccaggaatctgagcttccctcccctttcccctcactgCGGGCACAGAGCAACATTCGCATGGGAAACTCCTTGCcacatgagtccaggcagaggaaagtccaAGAGTCAAAGGTCAAACTCACTCTGCTGGTACACTGAGCTGACAACAAAGACACACAACCCACTGTAAACaggagttcaagtctatgaaaagcctcacagtacttttcatggcaagtacTTAGTAATCCAAAATTCCAATTAGGAGGGACGATGTGCAGAGAGCCCCTAGTGTCGAAATGCCTTTTCTATATATAATGGAAAAtatttagcttggggggggggaggtttcctTAGCTTTGAGCCAAAGTAAAATGCTCCACCTCTATGCCAATTAGGGCTATACATACCAGTGTCTGGTACTGGTGTTCTGTTGCAAGAGTCTTCACAAATTCTGTTCACCTTCCCTTTAGAAACACAGTCATTTTTTTCTTGATAATTGTTTGGTAAAATTTGAGAGTTCTTCAGAATTGGAACATTTTTTGGAATTTTACAGAACCCAGTGGTTGTTTCAATATCCTCAGGAATAACTTCGTCTATGCTTTTATCTTGATCACATGAACAAACAACATAGGTCTTTCTGCATGTCTTTGAATCTACCTTTTTTGGAAATATTTCAGCAAAACATTCAGCTTCCTTTACAGAGCATGAAGTTGTAACATTCTGAACATCAAAATGTCTTTGTATGTTTTCAGTTGTCGTGTGGATATCACTATGTGCAATATTTTCATCTTGTAATTCTTGTTCCACAGAAGATTTTTTCTCATTAAGTGAGTTTGGGTATATAATATATGTCTTCCGGCTAGCTTTTGCAAAAATTTTCCTTTTATCACCATGTGAAAACTCTTCATTCATTTGAACTGTTTTTGGAGCAACTAAAACATGACTAGATCTCTCTATTGAACTGTACTGGCAAGTAACTTCTCTATTGTTATATCCGCTTTTTATATTGGCCTTCTGACCTTGTTTTTTCTGGCTATCAGATATGCATTCATGTGATCTAATTCCATTCAAATTTCTTCTTATATACTGCCCATTTCCCATTTCATAGTAATTTGATTTATTGATTTTGGAAGCAACAGGATAAGTATCCTCACTTATGTCTAAATCCTTTTTTGTAGCCGTTACATCAGAGATATCACTTTCTACTGGTGTCAAGCGTTCAATACAATGACCTTCTAAGTGTACTTTACTACTAGATGCACTAAAGCCTTGTTCTGGAGCCTGGTTGCCTGAATTGTCTACGGTTTCAGAAATTATATCTTTAATTTTTTCTGTTTGTAAAATATTAGTAGTTTGTAGCTGACACTTTAGGTCTACTGGATACATCTGTCTGTCATCCTTGTTCCTGTTCCTGGAATCTTCTACAACATTGTGTTCACTGGTGTCCTTCAATTTTGTTACCTGAAAATTTCTTTGAAACAATTCTTTTCTTTGTGGTAGATTTTTTTTAGATTCAATACTTCTGAGGTTTTTAACCTTTCTGTTACTTGGAACCTTTTCATTACTTTTTCTaggtttattgttgcatttattttttatctgTTTTTCTGTATTTGAATATTTCACTTTTCTCAAATTTGCTGATATTTCATCAGCTTTAACTATATTAGCATTCTTTTCTTTGGCTTTTGATTTAATTATGAGTATCTCTCCTAGTTCACTAGCAGTCAGTTCCATGTCAGCATCATATAGAGTTTCTTCTGACTGTTGATCATTTATAAAACGTACCTTATTTATGTGAGCAAGCTCATTGCTAGATTGGGGAGATGATTCAGTGTGCGAAACACTATTCAGGGCTATCTGGTTACCTATCTCATTAGCCATGCAGACTTTGCCAGTGCCACAGTTCAACATGCTTTTTGGGTCTATTTTTGTATTAAAATTGTTGATAATAGTTTGAGCATTTGATATGCAAGATATCCCTTGTTTCTTCCTTTCAGTCACATATCCATGGAATGGAAGTGGACTATGATGTGCCTTTGAATGTCTTTTAATTGCTTCTACAGAAGATACATTATCAAGATCTGACATGAAGGTATTACTAGATACTTCCTCCACACATAACTGATTTTCTGCAAATAAAGCAAAATCAAGAAAACAACTTAAAATGTACAACTTAATTAATATTGCTTTGCTATGGATTATGCACGGCACTTTCAGTACTGATCATAAACTACCACTTGACCAGTTTGTAGGCCTTAGAAATATTGTCACTTCTTTGACATATCACTCCTTTCTGGGAGATATCTCATTGCTACACTATAGACACCCTTTCCAAAACCGTAATTCCTTCAGAAATTTTAAGAAAAGTTATGATTAAATCATTATATCTATTTACATTTCTGATAATATTGCCTCTCATATAACAGTAGATTTAAACCACTAAGAAAAATTAATTATCTACAATATAACACACAGTTCCCTTTAGACTGAGATTATAAATAGTTTTTGATTTTCTACACATATGTTACGGTCATTTCTTGCTTGATGATAACAGGTTAGAAGAATCTTTTAGGTCTCATCCCTACCCACTAATAAACATGTTGGTATGCTCACTCCAAATTCCCTGAGCAGTGAGAAGTTCCGGGGGATGCAGCACTCATCTAGGTTTGGAAAGAGATCACTAGAGGCTTATGGGATTTTGTAACGtttgagtttatttacaaatatactggTTGAGCATAGGTGGAAGCACAGCTTAATGCTCCAACAGCCAGCCAAATACTACTGCCCTGCATCAGATTTCCAAAGGGAAGCTGACACCACCCACAAAGGCATTTGATCTGTCCCTGCCTCTTTCTTTAGCTTGCCCCCTCCCTTTAGGTGGAAGGGGGAATAAGTCATCTTCTGCAACCATCTCCTAACTTTCTTGAATCATTTACTTGTATTTTCCCTAACAACTTTGCCATTGACTTTGCCACTCCAGCATTACTTCTGGCTCCATTAACCCTCTCTGTCCAAACATTATGAGGTCCCTCATGGAGATCAGAATTGCAGCAGACAGCAATAAAATGGATCAGTGGAGAATGAAGAGCATTCTATTCCTCATTCCCAGGTGGATAAAAGTAGAAAGTAATCATCATGGGAAGTAATGAGAAGCCTGCACTCTCTCTTGTTCTGCCCTTTCTCTGCAGTCTAAATTCTGCATCCTCAAGCCCTGTTTTCGCCACAGAACCGTAATAGCAACTAGAGATGGGTATCAGTATAATAAAGGAAAATAGTATTTTCCCTTTCTGTAATATGTTTTTTCTATTCTTCAATTGGTGAATGACAACATTAGAGAGTCATAAATGGAAAGATTATGGACAAGTTGGGTTTGTAATATATAGAAATGCTCAAGGATGAATTCTCTCAGGCTACCAAAGGGGGCAATAAAGAAAACTACACACTGTGGTAAAGAAAGCACTGAAGGCTGAATAAAAGAGGTTGTTGTGACAAAGACAAGATTGTGTCAGCCTGTTTGTGAGTAGCCAGAGATAGAACAGGGTGATATTTGATACTAAGAAGATTGCCCTAAAAGCAGCATAATCACTGCATGTCCAGGAGAGCATGATTATTAATAATTTACATCAACATACACCTGTATAACTAACACTGTTAAGAATTTTTTACATATATTATGGACACCTGAATAAACCTAGACATCTGATACTGAAATCATGTTATTTCAATTGTTCTGCAGCCAACTTCTGATCTATAGACAGCATGTGTGAAAGCATCCTATCTGTTTAGTAGTTAAAAAATATAGTTGAAAAAATATATTTGGGGTAAAACGATTAGTAATTTCTGCATAACATGCTGGTGTGTCCAAACTTGTATTTTGTCTTTCTCTCTTATTCTAAAGGGACATGTGCATTTTCTACCTTTTAGTGCAAAAATCTAACACTGAATAATGAAGTGAAtaggattaaaataaatataataaaataaataaattaaaataaataccttCTGAAAATGTATTTGAGATAAATACAGTTTCCATTTTATTACCTTCACTTGGTTTTGGCATTTTCTCAGAAACTAGTAACTCAATATTGATTTGATCTGCTGCAATTTCTTTTGATGGTACAGGTATCTGTTTAATAAGTTCATCTACTTCACATACAGATATGTTATTTTGCTTTTTTCCATCATGTTCTGTAATATAAGGAGCACTCTCAAGTTGCCCAAtagatctttaaaaaaatattatgaaaGAGAAACGTTTTAAGAGTGAATAATATCCcttaatataaaaataagtagAAAACAAGATCTGATTGTAAAATGGTTAGTGTTTGAGGTTACACTAAAAAAAGAGCAAAGactgccgagagagcttcggctatggggtggtatataaatgtaataaaataaataaaaaatatataggtAATATTGCAAGCTGCCTCATAACTATGAGAATATAAAGgtagtgggtttttttatttaggcaaaaatcacagtcttttaatttgttttattttattccaatATGATATGAAGGAATAATTGAGAAAACTATtccaaagtataaaatacatggaAATAATGAACAGCACATACTGGTATAAATTGTGGCTTTTgcaggaaaaatacacaaaagtgATTGAATAGAAAGAATCCGACCCTCACTGTCAGGTATTTTCCCAGCAAAGACTGCAAACCTGCATATAGACTAGTTGAATCCTATTTACCTCAGTAGTATTTTAATAGTTAAACTGTAGATAGGCTTGCAACCAATTTGTGGTGACTACTTAGGAACATAGGTACTTTTTTCTGAATACAATACataaactcttcatcaggcttggATTGCAGCACTGTTCTAgcattgatattttttaaaaaaaaacctttgaaagATTTCTTAAAGTTTTACATTATAATTTAGTTTAATGAAGAAACTCAAGTTATTACCTAATATAGTGGCCAGAAGTCTCAGACTGATGACCAAAACTGTTGCATTGGTCTCCTTCCAATGCTACAGGTTTTAGAAGTTTGGGAACATGctatttaaaagggaaaaacagaatacaataaattCGGGCTTTGGAGCAGGGGTTGGCAATGTAACACCTGCAGATGTATAGCACCCACCAAATCCCCCGAGTGTGCCTGCAATCACCATGCTTTCCCCTATCTGTATTAAAGTCAGTTGACTGATCTTGCTTGATAGACTTCAATAGAGGTGCGGAAAAGGATGCCTTGTTGAAAAATggctggggagagaaaaaaagatgaaaatcCATAGGGGGCAAGAAAACGGAAAATCCAGAAAAGAGGGTGCTTCCTACGGGCAGAGTATTAGGACTTTGAAGAAAAACATTAATTATATAATGAAAAGCTCAACCATAGCAGGTATCAACCAGGCAATATATGTTATGTACAAGCCAAGAAAGTATTTGCTcacaaaatataatttaattaTATGTAGATCTTGTGTACTCAATTGAACAACATTTATAATAGAAAATGCTCATTCTGAAGAATTGTAAAGTGCTTTAATTCACGCACCATTATTTTGTACACAAGGTATAATTTTACTTATAGAAAAGCATCAACTATTTTGTACAGCACAGTATTATGTATGTCTTGAATCTATCATTATTTATGTCTATCTAAATATGTCAATACTGGATAGGACTTCCACCATTCTGAGTCACTAGCATGACTCTTGTCTTGTACTTTCATTAGATCTCAAAGCAATTCCAGAGCTAACTTCTGGAAAATCAGAGAAAAATTAATATTGATAAgaaaattattgtatttatagtAAAACATGGCAAGCTATTAAAAAAACGAACACAGAGATATAATAGTTATCCCCCATTCAATTTAACATACCTCAGAAATGGTGCTCAATTCAATTGCAGATAAAAGGTTATTATTCAGGAATGCTTCTATTTCAATGagggttttattctgtgtttaaaatatatattaaaaatgttaaatataAACAACTTTACACAGCCAAAGAGAactagaacattttaaaaatattcttattGTTAGGacaaacaaaggccttagctagacctaaggtttatcccaggatcgtcccagggtcatctctgttcatgtaaatgacacacaggggatctcaggagcaggcagggacgaccccgggactatcctgggataaaccttaggtctagctaaggccaaagaatcAATTTTGAGAACTAATGTTAGATTAGTTCTCAAAATGTTAGATTAGTTCTCACATTATGCTGGGAGTGGAGATACACCATTGCTGCAACAGCAAAACATCTTCTGTATTCAATATGTGCTCAGCACAGGAGTGGAAGGCAGAAAACTAGCAAGTACAAAATGGTGTACAAATTACAGACACCCTGATAGCATCCCTGCAAACTCTGCCAATGCCAGTCATTCACGGTCCGTGCTGCAACCAACACCCACATGCCTCCGACATGCAGAGGGAGCCAAAGATCGTAAGATGAGGGAAGACATACCCCAGCATCAACATGAAAGATGACACCACAGTGCCCCAATTCAATCAGCTCCAGTGGTACAGCCAGCAATGCCCTCAACACAATAGAAATCTCCAAGTAAGCTTCTTATTCCAACAAAGGCTGACAGTGAACTGAGGACTTGAGTCCCTCTCAACCCCCTGCCCCAGCATGAATCCTTTAAAGGTCAACCCCCTGGTCTGAAGGCAAGCATGGTGACTGAGGAAGCCATTGAAGTGAAGactgatatatttatttttaatattttccctTTCCATTAAAGTTGATAGGTGTAACATTGTCCTGTTGGTGGGGTTATATCCATGAATTGAAGGAGTCAGTGTTACCCTTCAATGGTCCCCTAGACCTGTTTCCACCCTGTTTCAGCTGTTCTGGTGTATCTTCACTAGCATAACGACTCCGCTGATAGTGTATTCTGTCACCTTATTTGAGTTCTGCCAGTGTATCTGTCGTGCCAATGGCATATCTGGCATCCTGCCAGCATAGAGGCTTTCCCCTCAATCCCATAGCCTTTCAGTCATCAGAACttgagtacaggattgcaccttaaatcacCTGCATataactacattttgtggtagtctGGCAAGGAGATACAGttaatcttaaaaaaaacaaaaaataaacctcaAATTATTTATTCTGATAATTTTAAACTTTTGAAAATGGGTTACTAGCAACCATAGCATTTTTTAGACCATACCAGACAATTTAACTTTTGGCAAAGTAAGACGTTCTGCAAGTGCAGCTCATCCACTTCTTCTTGTAATAACAGGTTTACATTTTTCAGCCTCCGAgaattttctttctctgcactGAGGGCCATGGCCAATGCCTTATTATTGTGTTTCAGAGAAGCCTTATACAACGAGGAGTTGTCTGcataaaataaaaagacaaaatAACAATTTtggacattaaaaacacacaaagtacACCAGTGTCTTCTATGAAAAAAAGCCTCtatttgaatttgtattttttgtGTTCTGATCATATAACACATACTCCTAGACACTGCTGAGCCACATAATATTAAATCAGACATAAAAATTGGACAATTCAAAAACTATTCTTGCTTCAACATCAAAAATTGTGCAGAGAGGATATtatactaagggccttgctagacctacctgataatccggtggggagtaggggcgaggccacgctgcagctagcgcaggccgttGCCCCTACCTAGACGTAACacggtaagggaaagccctgtcatgttggccattttttttatcttaaaggggccatgtgcacaggagcgtaCCAACGAAAcgataagtctttttttaaaaaataaaataaaataaagggttctccgctcctcctgcccccgatttcccccaatgtctgatgcccccctgcccgctcactcacccgtccgccccgctcaccatgtccaccccctgctcgcccGCCCGCCGCTCACTCACCCGTCTGCCCCCCGCTCGctatgtccgatgccccctccgcccccaatctccttgccctggccccattcttcttcccccccatcctcgatctccttgccctggccccgttcttcttcccccccatccgccatgtctgatggtcccctgcccactcactcgccatgcccgcctgatcacccgcccgcccgatcacccgcctgccatgtccgatgccccctctgcgcccCCGTCTGtgttctccccaccctggctccgctcttcccccccatctctcccgccgggtctgctcctcccccccagcccccatctacCCCGtgattttaccccccccccagcacagcactcttatggagcgctgtgcccagtgtgcggcttctcctggctactcacgagtaagtgagcagccaggaagtgccacggaaccagctagaccttccgcagccctggactcagcccggggctgcggaaaaaaccGGGCCACAGgtccaggtcaagggagggtttagcccggcctgaccccaggatcccctgtgcatcatctgcaagcacagcagggagcccgggcctcgcaccgggctaaaccctcgtctagcaatggcctaagagaccttgggttggattcagacttaggccttagctagacctaaggtttatcccgggatcatcctggggtcatccctgcctgctcccgggatcccctgtgtgtcatttagatgcacagggatgacctcgggacgatcctgggataaaccttaggtctacctaaggccttagTCAAGTTTTGAGTAGATCCATTTAAATAAACAGAAtcactaatttaagtcccatgaAATGGATCTGATCTAAATATTACCAAGTCCGGATCCAATCCAATGTCTCTTAGCATAATATTCTCTCTACACATTTTTTTATGTTGGAGCAAGAGTAGTTTTGGAATTGGGATTCATGTCTCCCATTGAAGCATGTCTTATCTTGGATGCACCCCcaatatattttgttttctaaTCTTCATATGTCCCTTATGCATATACGATAATTCCTTGCTGTTATCAATATaactttggctatggagcaaagctttggctatcgggcagtatagaaatgtaataaataaatttattaaataaataaatatgaattctGAGAGAGTTTAGCCCAGCAAAATGTATAGATGCTATGAAAAATAACCTTTAACATGAATGGAAAGTATTATGCTAAGAAAGAATTGCTTATTCTCATTTGAGCCTTATGGAATTGACTAAATTCATCTTTTGATGCAAATGGAAACGGTTACATCTGGTGCCACAGTTGTTGTTACTATTGGTtaataggaacaactctgcaTACTACCAGTCactcggggtgggggaaagagaatgtATTGTATCAAAGCCGCTTGTTCATCCCCCTTGTTGTCCTGTAACTTCATCAGTTCCTTTTGCctactccctccccttcctcttcctctttgcaaCATATGCTGTCTACCTAGGGGGAGCAACTAAGTatatctcatgcctttgcttACTTAAACTCACTCACCTAACTGGCTGTAATGTGTATTTATTTCCTGTAATATCAAATGCAGTGTTACCACACTTTCTTTGAATAAGGCAACTCTGTTGTAAGCCACACCAGATTTTCCAACAGTTACAGGTGACTGGTTGCTTGTGGCTACAGCCAGAGATTCCCATTCTTTCTCCAAGAAACATAAGAGTAGCATTACATTGAGGTTATCCTATTTCATTTACATTATGCTATAAAGTAGATTAGGCGAAGAGATTATGACTGGGCCAACATCATACATATGATTTCAAATAAAGGCTAAGGGAGTATGATTGGGCAACATTAAACAGTATGATTTCGTTTCATGGGGAATTTATTCTTTTCCTTCTTTGTGTACACATACTTTTGCAAATAGATTACACTAGGTATAAAAAGTGGTGTTACTGAGGAAGTCCACAAGTATATATTTTTGTATGACATTCTTATAATTTAATTAACTCACTTATTATCTTAGTTTTGATTTTAGATGCAAAAGACGTATTTAGCTTTGTAATTTTTAGAGCAccattcttcttctccttcaCACGTCTTTTAATATCTCCAAAAGTAAAAAATGAAGACGCTTCAGAGATTTTATCACTTTCCATTTTAAAGGAGTTGGCTTATTATCCAGTAGAAACCTGAAAATGGATATATATAAATGCTTGTTTTTCCTGGCAATTTTTAGTTGCATGGCGTCTCTTATGGTTATTGGTCTGTATTATTCAGTCTAGGTGTATTCATGTTTGTAAACATGATAATCCAATATACGTCGCTAACAGCATTTCCTTAACGATTCAATCTGTTTCAAATTCAAAGTCATTTTGAAAGATATTCTTGAGTTTATAGAAAAAATGTGCATTGCTTATTGTTTtaataacatttgtatcccagccTCTGTAC
This window encodes:
- the SGO2 gene encoding shugoshin 2 codes for the protein MESDKISEASSFFTFGDIKRRVKEKKNGALKITKLNTSFASKIKTKIINNSSLYKASLKHNNKALAMALSAEKENSRRLKNVNLLLQEEVDELHLQNVLLCQKLNCLNKTLIEIEAFLNNNLLSAIELSTISEHVPKLLKPVALEGDQCNSFGHQSETSGHYIRSIGQLESAPYITEHDGKKQNNISVCEVDELIKQIPVPSKEIAADQINIELLVSEKMPKPSEGNKMETVFISNTFSEENQLCVEEVSSNTFMSDLDNVSSVEAIKRHSKAHHSPLPFHGYVTERKKQGISCISNAQTIINNFNTKIDPKSMLNCGTGKVCMANEIGNQIALNSVSHTESSPQSSNELAHINKVRFINDQQSEETLYDADMELTASELGEILIIKSKAKEKNANIVKADEISANLRKVKYSNTEKQIKNKCNNKPRKSNEKVPSNRKVKNLRSIESKKNLPQRKELFQRNFQVTKLKDTSEHNVVEDSRNRNKDDRQMYPVDLKCQLQTTNILQTEKIKDIISETVDNSGNQAPEQGFIESDISDVTATKKDLDISEDTYPVASKINKSNYYEMGNGQYIRRNLNGIRSHECISDSQKKQGQKANIKSGYNNREVTCQYSSIERSSHVLVAPKTVQMNEEFSHGDKRKIFAKASRKTYIIYPNSLNEKKSSVEQELQDENIAHSDIHTTTENIQRHFDVQNVTTSCSVKEAECFAEIFPKKVDSKTCRKTYVVCSCDQDKSIDEVIPEDIETTTGFCKIPKNVPILKNSQILPNNYQEKNDCVSKGKVNRICEDSCNRTPVPDTGIKPLQELTNIRIQSLPKPKKDLEENFTPPIRRRRTTVCYKEPNIKSKLRRGEESTDKGFCNSPISKVKNKQNFKSKSRLI